A section of the Streptomyces sp. CG1 genome encodes:
- a CDS encoding sulfurtransferase: protein MSRSDVLVDADWVQDNLDNPNIAIVEVDEDTSAYEKNHIKNAIRIDWTKDLQDPVRRDFIDQAGFEKLLSAKGIANDTLVILYGGNNNWFASYAYWYFKLYGHDNVKLLDGGRKKWELDARELVEEVPDRAETTYKAKPQNTAIRAFRDDVVAAIGSQNLVDVRSPDEFSGKLLAPAHLPQEQSQRPGHVPSAKNIPWSKNANDDGTFKSDEDLRALYAEEDVDLAKDTIAYCRIGERSALTWFVLHELLGVENVKNYDGSWTEYGSLVGVPIELGAGK, encoded by the coding sequence ATGAGCCGCAGCGACGTCCTCGTCGACGCCGACTGGGTCCAGGACAACCTGGACAACCCCAACATCGCGATCGTGGAGGTGGACGAGGACACGTCCGCCTACGAGAAGAACCACATCAAGAACGCGATCCGTATCGACTGGACCAAGGACCTGCAGGACCCGGTCCGCCGCGACTTCATCGACCAGGCCGGCTTCGAGAAGCTGCTGTCGGCGAAGGGCATCGCCAACGACACCCTGGTGATCCTCTACGGCGGCAACAACAACTGGTTCGCCTCGTACGCCTACTGGTACTTCAAGCTCTACGGCCACGACAACGTCAAGCTTCTCGACGGCGGCCGCAAGAAGTGGGAGCTGGACGCCCGCGAGCTGGTCGAGGAGGTCCCGGACCGCGCCGAGACCACCTACAAGGCCAAGCCGCAGAACACCGCCATCCGCGCCTTCCGTGACGACGTCGTCGCCGCGATCGGCTCGCAGAACCTGGTCGACGTGCGCTCGCCCGACGAGTTCTCCGGCAAGCTGCTCGCCCCGGCGCACCTGCCGCAGGAGCAGTCGCAGCGTCCGGGTCACGTGCCGAGCGCGAAGAACATCCCGTGGTCGAAGAACGCCAACGACGACGGCACGTTCAAGTCGGACGAGGACCTGCGGGCCCTCTACGCCGAGGAGGACGTGGACCTCGCCAAGGACACGATCGCCTACTGCCGCATCGGTGAGCGCTCGGCCCTGACCTGGTTCGTGCTGCACGAGCTGCTCGGCGTCGAGAACGTCAAGAACTACGACGGTTCCTGGACCGAGTACGGCTCCCTCGTCGGCGTGCCGATCGAGCTCGGCGCCGGCAAGTAA
- a CDS encoding helix-turn-helix domain-containing protein produces MPQRLVITGRSQEPRGRFAEELRRLRTERGLSLRDLAKEVGWDASLFSKMESGRTLGGPEVVQALDQYYGTPGLLVTLWELAVADPTQFKEQYRRYMILEAKAISLWHYAVSAPPGLLQTAGYAREALGVGWLKGPELDQQVEARLGRQQLLEGDDPPPFRVILSEAVLRTSLRDMGAWREQLEHLAESAERPNITVQVLPFMAGLHGLLKTAVMFLRLTDGRTVAHTENDLRGELVEENASVELLQRRYDAMRDLALSPAESRKFILRMLEEMPCEPST; encoded by the coding sequence ATGCCACAGCGGTTGGTGATCACGGGACGGAGTCAGGAGCCGAGGGGGCGGTTCGCCGAGGAGTTACGGCGTCTGAGGACCGAGCGCGGTCTGAGCCTGCGGGATCTCGCGAAGGAAGTGGGCTGGGACGCGTCCCTGTTCAGCAAGATGGAGAGCGGGCGGACCCTGGGCGGCCCGGAGGTCGTACAGGCGCTGGACCAGTACTACGGGACGCCGGGGTTGCTGGTGACGCTGTGGGAGTTGGCGGTGGCGGACCCGACGCAGTTCAAGGAGCAGTACCGGCGGTACATGATTCTGGAGGCTAAGGCGATCAGCCTGTGGCACTACGCGGTGAGCGCGCCACCGGGCCTTCTCCAGACAGCCGGGTACGCACGTGAGGCACTCGGGGTGGGCTGGCTCAAGGGCCCCGAACTGGACCAGCAGGTCGAGGCACGCCTGGGACGACAACAGCTGCTGGAGGGTGACGACCCGCCGCCCTTCCGCGTCATCCTCTCCGAGGCGGTACTGCGTACGTCTCTGCGCGACATGGGGGCGTGGCGAGAGCAGTTGGAGCACTTGGCGGAGTCCGCCGAGCGCCCGAACATCACCGTCCAGGTGCTGCCGTTCATGGCCGGACTCCACGGCCTCTTGAAGACTGCCGTGATGTTCCTGCGGCTGACGGACGGTCGGACGGTCGCCCATACCGAGAACGACCTGCGTGGCGAACTTGTCGAAGAAAACGCCTCAGTTGAGCTGCTGCAGCGTAGGTACGATGCGATGCGCGACCTCGCACTGTCCCCGGCCGAGTCGCGCAAGTTCATCCTGCGGATGTTGGAGGAAATGCCGTGCGAGCCATCGACCTGA
- a CDS encoding DUF397 domain-containing protein has translation MRAIDLSGVTWRKSSYSNTSGGECVEVSDDLLRTAAWRKSSYSNSDGGNCVEVSDDFLTGADWRKSSYSNPDGGECVEVADNLPLVPVRDSKDTTRTPLLIGAGAWAAFVDGVKSQLWTSDASGTR, from the coding sequence GTGCGAGCCATCGACCTGAGCGGCGTGACATGGCGCAAGAGCAGCTACAGCAACACGAGCGGTGGCGAGTGCGTCGAAGTCTCCGACGACCTTCTCCGCACCGCCGCCTGGCGCAAGAGCAGCTACAGCAACTCGGACGGCGGCAACTGCGTAGAAGTCTCCGACGACTTCCTGACCGGCGCGGACTGGCGCAAAAGCAGCTACAGCAACCCGGACGGCGGCGAGTGCGTCGAGGTCGCCGACAACCTCCCCCTCGTCCCCGTCCGCGACAGCAAGGACACCACCCGCACCCCCCTGCTGATCGGCGCGGGCGCCTGGGCGGCCTTCGTGGACGGAGTCAAGTCACAGCTGTGGACGTCCGACGCCTCTGGGACGAGGTGA
- a CDS encoding MoaD/ThiS family protein, with protein MPQVTVRYWAAAKAAAQVAEEPYDADTLADALAAVRARHPGELTRVLQRCSFLIDGDPVGTRAHETVRLAEGGTVEVLPPFAGG; from the coding sequence ATGCCCCAGGTCACGGTGCGCTACTGGGCCGCCGCGAAGGCCGCGGCCCAGGTCGCCGAGGAGCCGTACGACGCGGACACGCTCGCCGACGCGCTGGCCGCCGTACGCGCGCGACACCCCGGTGAACTCACGCGCGTGCTGCAGCGATGCTCCTTCCTCATCGACGGTGACCCCGTCGGGACCCGCGCGCATGAGACGGTACGGCTGGCCGAGGGCGGCACGGTCGAGGTGCTCCCGCCGTTCGCAGGAGGGTGA
- a CDS encoding DUF2993 domain-containing protein, with the protein MRALRIILILVVILGGLFVIADRVAVHFAEGQAADKLKSTENLASTPDVNIKGFPFLTQVAGGSLDDVEVGIKGYDAATGTAGQKIRIDDLKADMKGVSFSGNYSSATADSATGTATISYAELMKTAKAQPTEVAPGITARIVGLSDGGNGKIKVMVEGTISALGIKQTVPVLSSVTVENDKVQVHADSLPRLGAAAIADSRIREITDFQQAVDQLPGGIKLDKVQAAADGVEITVKGSHVKLAG; encoded by the coding sequence ATGCGCGCCCTGCGAATAATCCTGATCCTCGTCGTGATCCTGGGCGGGCTGTTCGTGATCGCGGACCGGGTCGCCGTGCACTTCGCCGAGGGGCAGGCGGCCGACAAGCTGAAGTCGACGGAGAACCTCGCGTCGACGCCGGATGTGAACATCAAGGGGTTCCCCTTCCTCACCCAGGTCGCGGGCGGATCGCTCGACGACGTCGAGGTCGGGATCAAGGGCTACGACGCCGCCACCGGGACCGCCGGCCAGAAGATCCGGATCGACGACCTGAAGGCCGACATGAAGGGCGTCTCCTTCTCCGGGAACTACAGCTCGGCCACCGCGGACAGCGCCACCGGCACCGCGACGATCTCGTACGCCGAGCTGATGAAGACCGCCAAGGCCCAGCCGACCGAGGTCGCCCCCGGGATCACGGCCCGGATCGTCGGCCTCTCCGACGGCGGCAACGGCAAGATCAAGGTCATGGTGGAGGGCACCATCTCCGCTCTGGGGATCAAGCAGACGGTGCCGGTGCTCAGCTCGGTGACCGTCGAGAACGACAAGGTTCAGGTGCACGCCGACTCGCTGCCCCGGCTCGGCGCCGCCGCGATCGCCGACAGCCGCATCCGTGAGATCACCGACTTCCAGCAGGCCGTCGACCAGCTGCCCGGCGGCATCAAGCTGGACAAGGTGCAGGCCGCGGCGGACGGTGTGGAGATCACGGTGAAGGGTTCCCACGTCAAGCTGGCGGGGTAG
- a CDS encoding Ms5788A family Cys-rich leader peptide, which yields MKRQADLTKRRAVDLCRVAAMLCRPF from the coding sequence ATGAAGCGACAGGCGGATCTCACGAAGCGGCGGGCAGTGGACCTGTGCCGCGTTGCCGCCATGCTCTGTCGCCCCTTCTGA
- a CDS encoding DUF3099 domain-containing protein — protein MYARRRHIYFAMMGTCIGLFVLAWGVIRLWSVPAAVGMCVVAMLIPPVAAMVANRRGPEDRWWDDPSGDPQSDEWWDELDGKKRPRS, from the coding sequence ATGTACGCGCGGCGGCGGCACATCTACTTCGCCATGATGGGGACCTGTATCGGGCTCTTCGTCCTGGCCTGGGGAGTCATACGCCTCTGGTCGGTGCCGGCGGCCGTCGGCATGTGCGTGGTGGCCATGCTGATACCCCCCGTCGCCGCGATGGTCGCGAACCGGCGGGGCCCGGAGGACCGCTGGTGGGACGACCCCTCCGGCGATCCCCAGTCCGACGAGTGGTGGGACGAGCTGGACGGCAAGAAGCGCCCGCGCTCGTAA
- a CDS encoding DsrE family protein has translation MTKKLVIKVTAGADAPERCSQAFTVAAVAVASGVDVSLWLTGESSWFALPGRAAEFELPHAAPLPDLIESILAAGRITLCTQCAARREITDKDVIEGVRIAGAQVFVQEALADGTQALVY, from the coding sequence ATGACCAAGAAGCTCGTGATCAAGGTGACGGCGGGGGCGGACGCCCCCGAGCGCTGCTCGCAGGCCTTCACCGTGGCGGCGGTGGCCGTGGCCAGCGGTGTCGACGTCTCGCTGTGGCTGACCGGGGAGTCGTCCTGGTTCGCGCTGCCGGGGCGGGCGGCTGAGTTCGAGCTACCGCACGCCGCCCCGCTGCCGGATCTGATCGAGTCGATCCTCGCCGCCGGGCGGATCACGCTGTGCACGCAGTGCGCGGCCCGGCGGGAGATCACCGATAAGGACGTCATCGAGGGCGTACGGATCGCGGGGGCGCAGGTGTTCGTGCAGGAGGCGCTGGCGGACGGGACGCAGGCGCTCGTCTACTGA
- a CDS encoding DUF1416 domain-containing protein — protein MCGAKAGGPDASTIKPGETTIQGQVTRDGEPVTGYVRLLDSTGEFTAEVPTSATGQFRFYAAEGTWTLRALVPGATADRTVVAQHGGLAEVAIAI, from the coding sequence ATGTGTGGAGCGAAGGCCGGCGGTCCGGACGCCTCGACGATCAAGCCCGGTGAGACCACGATCCAGGGTCAGGTGACCCGTGACGGCGAGCCGGTGACGGGGTACGTCCGTCTCCTCGACTCGACCGGTGAGTTCACCGCGGAGGTCCCGACCTCGGCGACCGGTCAGTTCCGGTTCTACGCGGCCGAGGGCACGTGGACCCTGCGGGCGCTGGTACCGGGTGCGACTGCCGACCGCACGGTCGTCGCCCAGCACGGTGGCCTGGCCGAGGTCGCCATCGCCATCTAG